In Virgibacillus sp. NKC19-16, a single genomic region encodes these proteins:
- a CDS encoding TetR/AcrR family transcriptional regulator — MTERKLKALETKKALLETGLKLFYKKGFDNVTVEEIAKSCNVSKGAFYVHFKTKYDIFEEKFKDIDNFYSTYQQRIPKDINVYQKILMFYEAQMIYLRDELGKDLIRTVYTNAMSLTIDKNHYLANPDRNLYQIIYSFVQEGIDNKEFKEGITTEEASKLITRCMRGTIYDWMIFGDEFDVVKEMTNFTSTVLNGLKK, encoded by the coding sequence ATGACAGAAAGAAAATTAAAAGCACTGGAGACCAAAAAGGCACTTTTGGAAACTGGTTTAAAGCTTTTTTACAAAAAAGGGTTTGATAATGTAACAGTAGAAGAAATTGCCAAAAGCTGTAATGTGTCTAAAGGCGCCTTTTATGTTCATTTCAAAACAAAATATGATATTTTTGAGGAAAAGTTTAAAGATATTGATAATTTTTATTCTACATACCAACAAAGAATCCCCAAAGATATTAATGTATATCAGAAAATTCTTATGTTCTATGAAGCTCAAATGATCTATTTACGAGACGAATTAGGAAAGGATTTAATAAGAACTGTATATACGAATGCGATGTCACTAACAATTGACAAAAATCATTACTTAGCTAATCCAGATAGAAATCTTTATCAAATAATTTATTCTTTTGTTCAGGAAGGAATTGATAATAAGGAATTTAAGGAAGGAATAACAACTGAAGAAGCATCAAAATTAATTACCAGGTGTATGAGAGGTACAATCTATGATTGGATGATATTTGGCGATGAATTTGACGTTGTAAAGGAAATGACAAATTTCACATCTACCGTTTTGAACGGGTTAAAAAAATAA
- the larA gene encoding nickel-dependent lactate racemase, whose translation MNTELLYGKEGLTIDLPDDAYIIEPKNLPKLENDKEAIKEHLRNPIGSEPLKESVKATDIVSIVISDITRPTPNHILVPLLIEELDHVPLANFVIINGTGTHRDQTREEFVQMLGRWVVDNIRIVNNHCHDKDTLVNVGKSKFGCDVYLNKDYVESDFRIVTGFIEPHFFAGFSGGPKGMMPGIAGIETIMTFHNARMIGDPLATWGNMENNPVQDMTREVNGMCKPNFMLNVTLNREKEITAVFAGELYEAHDRGCAFAKEHAMTRCEERFDVVITSNSGYPLDQNLYQAVKGMSAAHKIVKEGGSIIVASECSDGLPDHGNYSKIFEMADSPQGLLDMINDPEFKMFDQWQVQKQAVIQVWADVYVYSKLTDEQVEGTMLKPTHDIEKTIEGLKRKYGEDMRIAVLPLGPLTIPYVEA comes from the coding sequence ATGAACACAGAACTACTCTACGGAAAAGAAGGACTAACCATCGACTTACCGGACGATGCCTATATAATCGAACCAAAAAATCTACCAAAACTGGAAAATGATAAGGAAGCAATCAAAGAACACTTGCGAAACCCAATCGGCTCAGAGCCATTAAAAGAATCGGTGAAAGCCACAGATATCGTATCTATCGTGATCAGCGATATCACCAGACCAACACCGAACCATATTTTAGTACCATTATTAATAGAAGAACTTGATCATGTTCCTCTAGCAAACTTTGTGATAATCAATGGAACAGGAACACATCGCGATCAAACAAGGGAAGAATTTGTACAGATGCTTGGGCGTTGGGTCGTGGATAATATTCGGATCGTCAATAATCACTGCCATGACAAAGATACGCTGGTGAACGTCGGAAAAAGTAAATTCGGCTGCGATGTTTATTTAAATAAGGACTATGTGGAGTCAGACTTTCGAATTGTAACAGGCTTTATCGAGCCACATTTTTTCGCGGGGTTCTCCGGAGGGCCAAAAGGAATGATGCCCGGAATCGCTGGAATTGAGACCATCATGACCTTTCATAATGCTAGAATGATAGGAGATCCCCTAGCGACTTGGGGAAATATGGAAAATAATCCTGTTCAGGATATGACGCGTGAAGTAAATGGAATGTGCAAACCGAATTTCATGTTAAATGTTACATTAAACCGTGAAAAAGAAATCACAGCCGTTTTTGCCGGCGAGCTTTATGAAGCACATGACCGGGGATGCGCATTTGCCAAAGAGCATGCCATGACCCGCTGTGAGGAACGATTTGATGTGGTGATTACTTCCAATTCAGGCTATCCACTCGACCAAAATTTGTACCAGGCTGTAAAAGGAATGAGTGCTGCGCATAAAATTGTAAAAGAAGGTGGATCTATCATTGTCGCATCAGAATGTTCGGATGGCCTGCCCGATCACGGGAACTATTCCAAGATCTTTGAAATGGCAGACAGTCCTCAGGGGCTGCTGGATATGATCAACGACCCGGAATTTAAAATGTTCGATCAATGGCAGGTTCAAAAACAGGCAGTCATCCAGGTTTGGGCGGACGTATATGTATATTCCAAGCTTACGGATGAGCAGGTGGAAGGAACGATGCTGAAACCGACACATGATATTGAGAAAACGATAGAAGGTTTGAAGAGGAAATATGGTGAGGATATGCGGATTGCTGTTTTGCCGTTGGGACCTTTGACGATTCCGTATGTGGAGGCATAG
- a CDS encoding CoA-acylating methylmalonate-semialdehyde dehydrogenase — translation MKMATLDTVTHYINGEKVKGKNDRFGYVYSPSTGQKIATVPYASDEEVNGTIQLAKKAAAKWAKTSVGKRVEVLFKFRQLLVEHTEELARLIGKENGKTIPDAKGEISRGIESVDLAIGAPQILKGEHSVNVGGEINAYSMKQPLGVVTCISPFNFPVMVPLAMSAMAVAVGNAMILKPSEKVPSSALLISELWEKAGLPAGIWNVVNGDKDTVNAIITHEDIEAISFVGSTKVAENIYETGTKHHKRVNAFGGGKNHMVIMPDADLDKAVDSFLGAAYGSASQRCMAVSVAMPVGQKTAEVFTKKLKEKVSKLRAGSYDDETADFGAVISAEAKQSILTAIDEAVKEGANIVVDGRNPDVENKEGFYLGATLLDNVTPDMNMYKEEVFGPARPIVEAGSIEEAIQLINDHQYGNGVAIFTNSGRDARKFTQEIEVGMVGVNVPIPIPVGYHNFGGWKESRLGEGQMFGPDTARFFTKTKTVSERWFDQSDSDETNFNFPSS, via the coding sequence ATGAAAATGGCGACGTTAGATACAGTAACACATTATATCAATGGGGAAAAAGTAAAAGGAAAGAACGATAGATTTGGCTATGTATATAGTCCATCTACTGGTCAAAAAATTGCAACTGTTCCTTATGCTTCAGATGAAGAGGTAAATGGAACCATACAATTAGCGAAAAAGGCTGCTGCTAAATGGGCAAAAACATCTGTAGGAAAAAGAGTTGAAGTTCTTTTTAAATTTCGCCAGTTATTAGTAGAACACACTGAGGAATTAGCGCGGTTGATAGGGAAGGAAAACGGAAAAACGATCCCTGATGCAAAAGGGGAGATAAGCAGGGGAATAGAATCGGTTGATTTAGCAATCGGGGCACCACAGATTCTGAAAGGGGAGCATTCTGTAAACGTTGGTGGGGAAATAAATGCATATTCAATGAAACAGCCACTTGGCGTTGTAACGTGCATATCACCATTTAATTTCCCAGTTATGGTACCGCTTGCAATGAGTGCGATGGCTGTAGCTGTTGGGAATGCGATGATTTTAAAGCCATCTGAAAAAGTTCCATCTTCTGCTCTATTAATCTCAGAACTATGGGAGAAGGCTGGTTTACCTGCTGGCATTTGGAACGTTGTGAATGGTGACAAAGATACGGTAAATGCCATCATTACACATGAAGATATAGAAGCGATCAGCTTTGTAGGTTCTACGAAAGTAGCAGAAAATATCTATGAAACAGGAACAAAGCACCATAAACGAGTAAATGCCTTTGGTGGCGGGAAAAATCACATGGTTATTATGCCAGATGCAGATCTTGATAAAGCAGTTGATTCATTTCTGGGTGCAGCTTACGGTTCAGCATCACAGCGTTGTATGGCTGTTTCCGTAGCAATGCCTGTAGGACAAAAGACAGCAGAAGTATTCACGAAAAAATTAAAAGAAAAAGTATCAAAATTAAGAGCTGGATCTTATGATGATGAAACTGCAGACTTTGGAGCAGTAATAAGTGCGGAAGCAAAACAAAGCATTTTAACCGCAATTGATGAAGCGGTAAAAGAAGGAGCTAATATTGTTGTAGATGGAAGAAATCCTGACGTGGAAAATAAAGAAGGATTTTATCTTGGTGCTACGTTATTAGATAATGTTACTCCTGATATGAATATGTACAAGGAAGAAGTGTTTGGCCCAGCACGTCCAATCGTTGAAGCAGGTTCAATTGAAGAAGCGATACAGTTAATCAACGATCATCAGTATGGTAATGGTGTGGCCATATTTACCAACAGTGGGCGTGATGCTCGTAAATTCACGCAAGAAATTGAAGTAGGTATGGTTGGGGTGAATGTACCAATTCCTATACCTGTTGGCTATCATAACTTCGGTGGCTGGAAAGAATCACGACTTGGTGAAGGACAAATGTTTGGTCCGGATACCGCTCGATTCTTTACAAAAACAAAAACAGTTTCTGAAAGATGGTTTGATCAATCTGACTCTGATGAAACTAACTTTAATTTTCCTAGTAGCTAA
- a CDS encoding RNA-guided endonuclease TnpB family protein: MARKKPVKVLRKQKKSENIQRFTQKQNMGRSSLTAKEFRLLQRMSHSSKALRNVGLYAIKQNYLNNGKIPTAKEVDAAMRADVNYWTVQSNSVQAIRRTLYAEVKSFFQALKKWKENPEEFTGRPKFPKYSYATEKRIIEIYQIPKVDQDGCWSIPMNVAFRKRFGSIKICMPKNLLNKKISYIEIVPKQKGRFFEVHYIYEMQVPQMKKQPTTTTNALSCDLGVDLMMSCATNHGDTFLIDGKKLKSINQYFNKTISNLQAKNIENGISKRIVTNRMAKLWNKRENQINGYISQVVGLLFKKVNAFNIDTIVVGYNAGWKQASNIGKKNNQKFVQIPFHKLIAAIENKCLKEGIRFVKQEESYTSKASFLDKDTIPVWSKNDKSNYAFRGKRINRGLYRSETGQCIHADINGALNILRKSEVVVLDENLNVKTPNKLEVQKRKAVA; the protein is encoded by the coding sequence ATGGCTAGAAAAAAACCTGTTAAAGTATTGCGTAAACAAAAAAAATCCGAAAACATTCAACGTTTCACGCAGAAACAAAATATGGGACGTAGTAGCTTGACGGCTAAGGAATTCCGTCTGCTTCAACGTATGTCGCATAGCTCAAAGGCTTTGCGTAATGTTGGATTATATGCGATTAAACAAAACTACTTAAACAACGGTAAGATTCCGACCGCAAAAGAAGTTGACGCTGCAATGCGAGCTGATGTTAACTACTGGACCGTTCAATCAAACTCCGTTCAAGCCATTCGCAGAACGTTGTATGCAGAAGTGAAGAGCTTTTTTCAAGCGCTGAAAAAATGGAAGGAAAACCCGGAGGAATTCACGGGTCGTCCTAAATTTCCGAAGTATTCTTACGCTACAGAGAAGCGTATTATTGAAATCTACCAAATTCCAAAAGTTGATCAAGATGGATGCTGGTCTATTCCGATGAATGTGGCATTTCGAAAACGTTTCGGTTCTATTAAAATTTGTATGCCTAAAAACTTGTTGAACAAAAAAATCTCATACATTGAAATCGTACCTAAGCAAAAAGGTCGGTTCTTTGAGGTGCATTACATTTATGAAATGCAAGTCCCTCAGATGAAGAAACAACCAACGACAACTACGAATGCTTTGAGTTGCGATTTAGGTGTAGACCTAATGATGAGTTGTGCAACAAACCACGGTGATACGTTCTTGATTGATGGCAAAAAACTAAAGTCCATCAACCAATACTTCAACAAAACGATAAGTAATCTGCAAGCGAAAAATATTGAAAACGGTATTTCCAAACGTATCGTAACGAACCGTATGGCGAAACTCTGGAACAAACGTGAAAATCAAATCAATGGTTATATCTCACAAGTTGTGGGATTACTTTTCAAAAAAGTAAACGCATTCAACATTGATACGATTGTTGTCGGCTACAACGCTGGTTGGAAACAAGCGTCCAATATAGGGAAAAAGAACAATCAGAAATTTGTTCAAATCCCATTCCATAAGCTGATTGCTGCAATCGAAAACAAATGTTTGAAAGAGGGTATTCGTTTCGTGAAGCAAGAAGAAAGCTATACATCAAAAGCTAGTTTCCTAGACAAAGATACAATCCCTGTTTGGTCGAAAAATGATAAATCGAACTACGCATTCCGTGGTAAACGTATCAATCGTGGTCTGTATCGAAGTGAAACAGGACAATGTATTCACGCAGACATTAACGGGGCATTGAATATTTTGCGTAAATCAGAAGTTGTAGTATTAGATGAAAATCTCAACGTTAAAACGCCAAATAAATTGGAAGTACAAAAACGTAAAGCTGTTGCTTAG
- a CDS encoding GntP family permease produces the protein MLGILLGLVLLIVLAYRGWSIIWIAPICAGVVALFGGLDLLDAYTNTYMQGFVDFTKSWFPVFMLGAIFGKLMEFSGMAQSVAQSIIRTFGEKQAIIGVVMASAVLAYGGISVFVVVFAVYPLAVSMFRQANIPRKLMPGTITAGMMTFAMTALPGTPQIQNLIPTDYFNTTAAAAPIMGLAASLVMGGGSILYLKRREKNLKGLGYEFEELEKDKGLSKEIKEKPPHILISVLPLLSVIVALNFIQLDIVVSLLIGILLIIIFSLGKIKGLVPSLNKGASDSVMAMINTSAAVGFGTVVQAVPGFQKLSDYVLGIEGNPLISMAVASNILSGATGSASGGLGITMEALGQEYYEIAISSGIAPEAFHRIASIASGGLDALPHNGAIVTILIVTGLTHKQSYRDIAVVAIVFPILSLIPAILLASVGIY, from the coding sequence ATGTTAGGGATACTGTTAGGCCTGGTCTTATTAATCGTTCTAGCCTATCGTGGATGGTCAATCATCTGGATCGCACCGATTTGCGCCGGGGTTGTGGCATTATTTGGTGGACTTGACTTACTTGATGCATATACAAATACATATATGCAAGGTTTTGTAGACTTTACAAAGAGCTGGTTCCCTGTATTTATGCTGGGAGCAATCTTTGGTAAGTTAATGGAATTTAGTGGTATGGCTCAATCCGTAGCACAAAGTATCATTAGAACTTTTGGAGAAAAGCAGGCAATTATTGGTGTAGTTATGGCTTCGGCAGTATTAGCATATGGTGGTATTAGTGTGTTTGTTGTTGTATTTGCTGTATATCCATTAGCGGTAAGTATGTTTAGACAAGCGAATATTCCAAGAAAACTGATGCCAGGTACAATTACAGCAGGGATGATGACATTTGCAATGACGGCACTTCCGGGTACTCCGCAGATTCAGAATCTAATCCCAACCGATTATTTCAATACAACTGCGGCCGCAGCACCAATTATGGGACTCGCTGCTTCCTTAGTTATGGGTGGAGGCTCTATTTTATATCTCAAAAGAAGAGAGAAGAATTTAAAGGGGTTAGGCTATGAATTTGAAGAGTTGGAAAAAGATAAGGGGTTAAGTAAAGAAATAAAAGAAAAACCGCCTCATATCCTCATTTCTGTACTTCCTCTATTATCCGTAATTGTTGCGCTTAACTTTATACAGCTAGATATTGTTGTTAGTTTATTAATAGGGATCTTGTTAATTATAATATTTTCATTAGGTAAAATTAAAGGTCTGGTTCCATCGTTAAATAAAGGTGCTTCTGATTCTGTCATGGCAATGATTAATACTTCGGCAGCGGTTGGATTTGGAACAGTGGTACAAGCAGTACCTGGGTTCCAGAAGTTGAGTGACTATGTGCTAGGTATTGAAGGAAACCCACTTATTTCAATGGCGGTTGCTTCAAATATATTGTCCGGAGCAACTGGTTCAGCATCTGGTGGATTAGGTATTACGATGGAAGCTTTGGGTCAAGAATATTATGAGATTGCAATATCATCTGGGATCGCACCAGAAGCTTTTCACCGAATCGCTTCTATCGCATCCGGTGGATTGGATGCACTACCGCATAATGGGGCCATTGTAACGATATTGATTGTAACAGGTCTAACCCATAAACAGTCATACAGGGATATTGCAGTAGTAGCCATAGTTTTCCCAATACTATCATTAATACCAGCTATTTTACTGGCGAGTGTAGGTATTTATTAA
- a CDS encoding glycerate kinase has product MKIIIAPDSFKGSLTAIEAAQAINNGVKKAFHDAETVLLPVADGGEGSMETLVAATDGNIKHLPAVGPLGNKVEAAYGVLGDGKTCVIEMATASGLNLVPEEKLSPLQATTYGTGQLIKQALDDGFSSFIIGIGGSATNDGGAGMLQALGLQLLNKNGKEIGYGGGELNQIKQINMSSFDKRIKDCNFIIASDVQNPLIGADGASAIFGPQKGATAEDVALLDGNLTHWADKVAEITGITLHGLPGAGAAGGIGGAFQAFFPYVMKRGIDVVLDYIKLDEKVMGADLVITGEGQVDSQTASGKTPMGVAQAAKRRDVPTIIIAGAVGKGIEVLYDFGVISANSIIDRPMPLEEAIERAAELVELSAEKVVRTYFYQKVNDRLNV; this is encoded by the coding sequence ATGAAAATCATTATCGCACCAGATTCATTTAAAGGAAGTCTTACTGCAATAGAAGCAGCGCAAGCCATAAACAACGGGGTTAAAAAAGCATTTCATGACGCAGAAACGGTGTTACTGCCTGTGGCTGATGGTGGAGAAGGAAGCATGGAAACTTTGGTTGCCGCCACCGATGGGAATATAAAACACCTCCCTGCTGTTGGTCCATTGGGCAATAAAGTAGAAGCAGCTTATGGCGTATTGGGAGACGGAAAAACATGTGTGATTGAAATGGCTACAGCATCAGGGTTAAACCTGGTCCCTGAAGAGAAGCTTTCTCCCTTACAAGCAACTACTTATGGTACCGGACAATTAATTAAACAAGCACTAGATGACGGGTTCTCATCTTTTATTATTGGTATTGGAGGATCAGCAACAAATGACGGAGGAGCTGGAATGTTACAAGCTCTGGGTCTACAGCTTCTAAACAAAAACGGGAAAGAAATCGGTTACGGTGGCGGTGAATTAAATCAAATTAAACAAATTAACATGAGCTCTTTCGATAAAAGAATCAAAGATTGCAACTTTATTATCGCTTCAGATGTACAAAATCCGCTTATAGGAGCAGATGGAGCTTCCGCTATTTTTGGTCCGCAAAAAGGGGCAACAGCTGAAGATGTAGCATTGCTGGATGGAAATCTAACCCATTGGGCGGACAAGGTTGCAGAGATAACTGGTATAACACTACACGGCCTTCCTGGTGCTGGTGCAGCCGGTGGCATAGGGGGAGCATTTCAAGCTTTCTTTCCTTACGTGATGAAACGTGGAATAGACGTGGTCCTGGACTATATAAAACTGGATGAAAAGGTAATGGGTGCTGACCTTGTGATTACCGGAGAAGGTCAGGTTGACAGCCAAACAGCTTCTGGAAAAACCCCGATGGGAGTCGCTCAGGCTGCGAAAAGGAGAGACGTTCCAACAATTATTATTGCGGGGGCTGTTGGAAAAGGGATTGAGGTACTCTATGATTTTGGGGTAATAAGTGCGAACAGTATTATCGACAGACCTATGCCTTTGGAGGAAGCGATTGAACGGGCAGCAGAATTGGTTGAGTTGAGTGCTGAGAAAGTTGTTCGGACTTATTTTTATCAAAAGGTAAACGATAGGTTAAACGTATGA
- a CDS encoding NAD(P)-dependent oxidoreductase, translating into MNTKKVGFLGLGNMGFPMARNLLRAGYTVYGVDVNRDSEKRFAEIGGKVGFTSTTLPNEVKIIFTSLPTPQIVESVYLANEGLIENGEAPLILIDLSTISPELNKKVAKTALEKDIQYLGAPVSGSVSGAEAASLSVMVGGDKGTYDFALPYLEAIGKNIFHVSEDHGLGTIVKLINNLMAGIHTQAVAEALSIADATGLDHDTVYEIVNVSSGQSGVFTRNYKNFIAENDYNKGAFTTALLLKDIKLANYVSNLYDSKLPLGESLVNHLELNIDGYADKDMSSVYPMLVAQKAEAAK; encoded by the coding sequence ATGAATACGAAGAAAGTTGGTTTTCTTGGATTAGGAAACATGGGTTTTCCGATGGCCAGAAATTTACTGAGAGCAGGATATACCGTATACGGAGTAGATGTAAACAGGGATAGTGAAAAAAGGTTCGCTGAAATCGGTGGGAAGGTTGGGTTCACATCGACAACATTACCAAATGAAGTGAAAATCATTTTTACTAGTTTACCAACGCCACAAATTGTAGAAAGTGTTTATTTAGCAAACGAGGGACTTATAGAGAATGGAGAAGCACCACTAATATTAATTGACTTAAGTACAATTTCTCCAGAACTAAATAAAAAAGTCGCAAAAACTGCATTAGAAAAGGATATTCAATACTTAGGTGCTCCGGTAAGTGGGAGCGTATCAGGAGCAGAGGCAGCGAGTTTAAGTGTGATGGTTGGCGGGGACAAAGGAACGTATGATTTCGCATTACCATATTTAGAAGCTATAGGGAAAAATATTTTCCACGTTAGTGAAGACCATGGATTAGGTACTATTGTTAAATTAATTAATAATTTAATGGCTGGTATTCATACCCAGGCTGTTGCAGAGGCTTTATCTATCGCAGATGCTACGGGTTTGGATCACGATACTGTTTATGAAATAGTAAACGTAAGCTCAGGGCAAAGTGGTGTATTTACAAGAAACTATAAAAACTTTATCGCCGAAAATGATTATAATAAAGGCGCTTTTACTACGGCACTTCTATTAAAAGACATAAAACTGGCAAACTATGTTTCGAATTTATATGATTCAAAATTACCATTGGGTGAGTCGTTGGTAAATCACTTGGAATTAAATATTGACGGTTACGCAGATAAAGATATGTCATCAGTATACCCTATGTTAGTAGCACAAAAAGCAGAAGCAGCTAAATAG
- a CDS encoding CdaR family transcriptional regulator — protein MKMLNQKIANSIVEETSIRLHRNVNIMNTEGIIIATRDTSRIGSFHEGALEVLRSGETRTISAKQESLGGTQPGVNLPIVFQEKIIGVIGITGDPAEMGDVGELVKMTTELMIRQEFVVSQMEWKQRTKEMIMEQLMKKEPSFTDIDRGLSLLRIDFQQPFTTLVIQITERTITNQKLIQKLEETIGDENGIVAFINVNRLIITTSGLEGEEIKRKIESVYTVLKKQNVVFRIAYSLPFYKLEEFSQAYLDCDITLKISEQEKEVISFAEIEAKALIYQVDDDITKRFSYRVLGNLDENKTSTLEAFFANDLNIQKGADELYVHRNTFIYRLHKIIEETGYDPRKFQDALILQVALWIWGKEGER, from the coding sequence ATGAAGATGTTAAATCAAAAAATTGCAAATTCTATTGTGGAAGAAACGTCGATTCGTCTACATCGCAACGTTAATATTATGAATACGGAAGGGATAATTATCGCGACACGAGATACTTCCAGAATAGGATCCTTTCATGAAGGAGCGCTAGAGGTTCTTAGAAGCGGGGAAACTCGAACCATCTCTGCTAAGCAGGAATCATTAGGAGGAACACAACCTGGTGTCAATCTCCCCATCGTTTTTCAGGAGAAAATAATTGGTGTCATAGGAATTACGGGGGATCCTGCTGAAATGGGTGATGTCGGAGAGTTGGTGAAGATGACCACAGAACTTATGATTAGGCAGGAATTTGTCGTCTCACAAATGGAATGGAAGCAGCGAACAAAAGAAATGATTATGGAGCAGTTAATGAAAAAGGAACCTTCGTTTACCGATATTGATAGGGGACTTAGTTTGCTTCGAATAGATTTCCAGCAACCTTTTACGACGTTGGTAATACAAATAACAGAACGGACGATCACAAACCAGAAATTAATTCAAAAATTGGAGGAAACGATTGGAGATGAAAATGGAATAGTCGCATTTATTAATGTGAATCGGTTAATTATAACGACTTCAGGACTCGAAGGTGAGGAAATAAAGCGAAAAATTGAAAGCGTTTATACTGTATTGAAGAAACAAAATGTTGTTTTTAGAATTGCTTACAGTTTACCTTTCTATAAGTTGGAAGAATTCAGCCAGGCTTATTTGGACTGTGATATAACATTGAAAATAAGTGAACAAGAAAAAGAGGTTATTTCCTTTGCTGAAATTGAAGCAAAAGCTTTAATTTATCAAGTCGATGATGACATCACAAAGCGGTTTTCTTATCGGGTGCTGGGAAATTTGGACGAAAATAAGACGAGTACATTGGAAGCTTTTTTTGCAAATGATCTTAATATCCAAAAGGGAGCCGATGAGTTGTATGTGCATCGAAATACGTTTATTTATCGGCTTCATAAAATTATTGAGGAAACAGGGTATGATCCGAGGAAGTTTCAGGATGCATTGATATTGCAGGTTGCATTGTGGATTTGGGGGAAGGAAGGGGAAAGGTGA
- a CDS encoding 2-keto-3-deoxygluconate permease, producing MPGGLMVVPLLLGTTLNTIDQMHIPFVMDILKALGAPETEEGYYEFLQIGGFSQELFKDSALVLIALFLFCVGSQMNLKIGGKALKKGALITTSKYLGGLSVGMAYGFFFDPWSGILGLSTLAIVAGMTNSNSGMYAALTGQYGNRPDVGGLSILAINDGPFLTLVSLGIIGTAFPVISFIAVLLPIGIGMILGNLDPKIREFLAPGETITIPFFAFSLGAGMNLADFFNPAVLAGGLVIAVFTFVISSILGILAFKFFKEKSYIGPIAEASTAGNATATPAAVASAASVAVGSGAMTAAEYEVIQNIVPIATAQISISTITTSLLCPLGVILIDRYQRKRGIIGNREDLGIKNEKNREETKREAN from the coding sequence GTGCCAGGTGGATTAATGGTCGTTCCGCTTCTTTTAGGGACAACACTAAATACAATTGATCAAATGCATATCCCGTTTGTAATGGATATTCTAAAAGCACTCGGTGCACCAGAAACAGAAGAAGGATATTATGAATTTTTACAAATTGGCGGGTTTTCTCAAGAACTTTTTAAAGACAGTGCACTCGTCCTTATCGCTTTATTCTTATTTTGTGTTGGAAGTCAGATGAATTTAAAAATAGGTGGAAAAGCTTTAAAAAAAGGTGCTCTAATCACCACGTCAAAATATCTTGGCGGCCTTAGTGTTGGAATGGCATACGGGTTTTTCTTTGATCCTTGGAGTGGGATATTAGGGTTATCCACGTTAGCAATTGTAGCCGGAATGACAAATAGTAACAGCGGAATGTATGCTGCATTAACCGGACAATATGGGAATAGACCCGATGTGGGAGGATTGTCCATTCTCGCCATTAATGATGGACCCTTCTTAACACTAGTATCGTTGGGTATTATAGGGACCGCCTTCCCTGTGATTTCCTTTATTGCTGTATTATTACCAATTGGTATTGGAATGATATTAGGAAACCTAGATCCAAAAATACGTGAATTTCTAGCACCGGGGGAAACGATAACAATACCATTCTTCGCATTCTCTTTAGGAGCCGGTATGAATTTGGCAGACTTCTTTAATCCTGCTGTGCTTGCAGGTGGATTAGTTATCGCTGTTTTTACCTTTGTGATTTCGAGTATATTGGGCATTCTTGCATTTAAATTTTTCAAGGAAAAAAGTTATATTGGCCCAATTGCTGAAGCATCTACAGCAGGAAACGCTACGGCAACACCTGCAGCAGTGGCTTCAGCCGCCTCCGTAGCAGTAGGTTCAGGGGCTATGACAGCAGCGGAATACGAAGTGATACAGAATATTGTTCCTATTGCAACGGCACAAATTTCCATATCTACTATCACAACATCGCTACTCTGTCCACTTGGAGTGATTTTGATAGATAGATACCAAAGGAAAAGAGGGATTATTGGTAACCGTGAAGATCTAGGGATAAAGAACGAGAAAAATAGAGAGGAAACGAAACGGGAAGCAAATTAA